ggtatgatcCGACTTGGTCAAcacgaagtgtaaattgactcccaccttcATCCGCCCAGcagggtacgcgccctgtagttTATCATCCTAAGCTCAGGGCAATAGGATAGTTACtattaataatataaaatttataatttttttaataaaagtttaCATGTTGCACACTTCCCACGTTGAGAATATTAGCAACAGTTGCACTCTGTCCCACCGCTTGCTAATACTCCGCACCTCCTCATTCTGCTAAAAACAGGAGTCACCAGTCATCATTTGACACCGTGTAGGCATGAGGTCGGGGCTTGTGACGACCAGAGCTAAGTCAATCAAACTGCCGACACAAACAGTAAGATATGATATTTGTCGCTCCTTCCAGGATGTGGTGCACCTTTGACCCCCTATATTCATGCTAAAAAcacattgataaaaaaaagtatcatctcactgctaggtggattaagcacgtttttttcaaTTATGATTAATGTAGCAATTAAATTATTCTGAGTCTCTTGAGGTGTTGATTAGGAAGCTATAACCTGTTACTCACTAAATCACTTTTGCGGATGTCGgtaaaattttactgactttcaaacagctgaacaCTTTACTGAACTGATGTAAAGGTTTTATTCGATCAACGATCGGTGGAGTTGCTCGGAACACCTACCTGTCATAATTATACTGACTTGTTCATCATTCATTACcgattaaaataaattaatctaATAAAATACCTTGgtctaataaattcatttatttacgATTAGTTACTTACTGCTCAGTAATTAATAAAACTAGAATAGCATATACAATTCATATAATTTATCCAATTCGGTGGTCCGGATACAGTTAATTTAGTTATCTCCAGCCATTTTGTTTGCGAGCTGAAGTAGACACACTGTCTCATAAAAAATACTGGAAAATATGCCAACCATATTAAAATGACAGGATTTGAAACGACTAGAACCCTTACGTTTACCTACAACTTTCAAGCTGGAAGACAAAATTTTCactccagaaaaaaaattccatcttTGGTAGATCATTGGACACGTATGGAAGCCAGCAGACCACATGTCAATACTGTCAGTGAACCATTCATTTGGTGATCCTTCAATGcataactttcctcgcaaatacCACGCTGTCATGAACTGAGGCATGCTCATGGAGATCATCTTTGCTAGCAAAGTATGTATTACAAATCTGACATAACATCCTGAAGATGGCAGGATACTTTTTCACTGAAAAATAGCAGAAAAATTGTCGTTATAGATTGTAACCATGCATTGCACAACAAAAATTAACATACTCTAGATCAATTTCATTGCTGCTAACAGGATCCTGTGGGTTTGGTTGTAAATCGAATGTGTCGCTGTTGCTATTGGTGTTTGTTTGTTCATCGATTTTGTCAATGTTATCGAATTTTGTAGATTCGGTTTTGATATTCTTCTGGTTGGATAGAATGTCGCTATCGTGATCTGTTGGTTCGATTGGCAACGGATCAATCGACTGATCAGATGAATGAATGCGTTTATGTAATTTCAAGTTATGTTTCCTAACATATTCTTTGCCACATACTTCACATTTATGTCGACTACTCGTATGAATAGATGCCGTGTGTACGATTAGGTTAGTTCTAGTGATAAAACCTTTCCCGCATATAGTGCATTGATATGGCCGCTCTTTCGTATGGTTGAACTTGTGATCTGTCAAGCGTGAACTGTTCACGAATCCTTTGCCGCACACGTCACACGTATACTTATAATCGCCCGTATGTGTGGATTTGTGTGCAGTCAGGCGAGGTTTGAGTGCAAAACTTTTACCACATACAGTGCATTTGTGCGGACGATCTCCTGTGTGAATCAGCATGTGTATGTCCAAAGTCGGTTTGGTTTTAAAACCTTTTTCGCATACCGTGCATTTGTAAGGCCGCTCTCCGGTATGACTGTATTTGTGATCATCCAAACGCGTTCTCTGCGCAAAACCTTTGCCACATACATCACACACATGTTTATAATCACCCGTATGTGTAGACATGTGTGCGCTTAGAGTACTGCTGGTAACAAAGATTTTTTCGCATACAGTGCATTTGTGCTTATGCTTATAATCACTAGGGCACTCAATATGCTCGGTCATATGCTTGGTTAGGTGATCCTTCAATTCATAACTTTGCCCGAAAATATCACAACTAAATGGTCGCTCGCTTTCATGAACTGAGGCATGCTCACGGAGGTCGTTCTTCTCGGTAAAGTATTCACCACAAATCTGACACTTGTGTTCCTTCTTTGACATAACATCCTGTAGCTGGCTGGATACCTTTTCACTAAAAAATAgcgaccgatttttataaaaaccATGATTTCTACAACAAAAACTTAACTTACTCTCGATCAGTTTCAGTGCTGCTAACAGGATCGTGTGGGTTTTGTAGTGAATCAAATACGTCGCTGTTACTATTAGTACTTATTTGTTCGTTGATCTTGTCACTGTCATCGAGTTTtgtagattcgttttttgtattcaCCTGTTTGGCTAGTATGACGCGATTGTGATCTAATGGTTTGATTAGTAACGGATCAATTGACTGATCAGATGTATGAATGCGTTTGTGCaatctcaaataattttttctagAGTATTCTTTGCCACATACTTCACATTTATGTCGACTACTCGTATGAATAGATGACCTGTGTACGGTTAGGTTACTTCTAGTGATAAAACCTTTCCCGCATATAGTGCATTGATATGGCCACTCTTTCGTATGGTTGAACTTGTGATCTGTCAAGCGTGAACTGTTCACGAATCCTTTGCCGCACACGTCACACGTATACTTATAGTTACCCGTATGTGTGGATTTGTGTACAGTCAAACGATATTTAAGTGCAAAACTTTTACCACATACAGTGCATTTGTGCGGACGATCTCCTGTGTGAATCAGCATATGTACGTCGAAATTCGGTTTGGATTTAAAATCTTTTTTGCATACCGTGCACTTGTAAGGCCGCTCTCCGGTATGACTGTATTTGTGGTCATCCAGACGCGATCTGTGCACAAATCCTTTGCCACATACATCACACACATGTTCATAATCGCCCGTGTGTGTAGTCATGTGTGTGATTAAGATACTGTTGTAAACAAAGCATTTTCCGCATACAGTGCATTTGTGCTTATGCTTATAATCCCTAGGGCACTCAATATGCTCGGTCATATGCTTGGTTAGGTGATCCTTCAACTGATAACTTTGCCCGCAAATATCACAACTAAATGGTCGCTCGCTTTCATGAACTGAGGCATGCTCACGGAGGTCGTTCTTCTCGGTAAAGTATTCACCACAAATCTGACACTTATGTTCCTTCTTTGACATGACATCCTGTGGCTGGCTGGATACCTTTTCACTAAAAAATAgcgaccgatttttataaaaaccATGATTTCTACAACAAAAACTTAACTTACTCTCGATCAGTTTCAGTGCTGCTAACAGGATCGTGTGGGTTTTGTAGTGAATCAATTGCGTCGCAGTAGCCATTGGTACAAGCTTGTTCATTTACGTTGTCATTGCCATTGTCATCGAGTTTCGTTGGTTCAATTGTTATATTCTCCTGTTTTACTAGAATGTCGCTATCGTGATCTGTTGGTTCGATTGGTAACGGATCAATCGACTGATCAGATGAATGAATGCGTTTATGTAATTTCAAGTTATATTCCCTGGAGTATTCTTTGCCGCACACTTCACATTGATGTCGACCACCCGTATGTCGACCACCCGTGTTTTCCGTATGGCTGTAATTGTGGTATAGCAAGCGTGAACTGTTCGCGAATCCTTTGCCGCACACGTCACACGTATACTTATAATCACCCGTGTGTGTGGATTTGTGTGCAGTCAGGCTATGTTTATTGGCAAAACTTTTACCACATACAGTGCATTTGTGTGGACGATCTCCTGTGTGATTCAGCATGTGTATGTCCAAAGTCGGTTTGGTTTTAAAATCTTTTTTGCATACCGTGCATTTGTATGGCCGCTCTCCGGTATGACTGTTTTTGTGGTCTATCAAGCTTGAACTTCTCCCGAATCCTTTACCGCACACGTCACACGTGTACTTATAATTACCCGTATGTGTAGTCATGTGTGTGCTTAGGATATATTTGGAAACAAAGCATTTTCCGCATACACTGCATTTGAACGGACTCTTGCCAGTGTGAAGATACATATGCTGATTAAGATTTATTTGAGACTTGAAATCTTTTCCGCATTCAGTGCATTTGTACAATCGTTTGACGTTATGACTGTTTTTGTGGTAATCCAAACGCGATCTGTGCACAAATCCTTTGCCACATACATCACACACATGTTCATAATCGCCTGTATGTGTAGACATGTGTGCGCTTAGAGTACTGCTGGTAACAACGCATTTTCCGCATACAGTGCATTTGAACGGACTCTTACCAGTGTGAACGTACATATGCCGATCAAGATTTATTTGAAAGTTGAAATCTTTTCCGCATTCAGTGCATTTGTACAATCGTTTGACGGTATGAACATTGAGCTGGCAATCCTTTTCAGTATTTCGAATTCCATTGTCACGTACATCACTTTCGAACGGCTTTCCTCCGGTATCGACGGACATATTTGGTTAAGCtccccttcaaattataatTTATCCTGCAACTATTACTAACTTTTGTTCTGTACAAATCAGGTGTTTATTTTGATCTGGAATATCGTTTGTTGTGATGGAAGATGCTACTGAGCTACTTCGCTGTTTTTCTTCTATAGTTCTTTGATGACATCCCGTACCTGGTTGGGACTCATTTATCTGAGAAAAAACCACACGCTTTGAAAATAAGAACTCAGGTACCATTATCTCCATTAACGACAGGAAAAAACAGACTCACCTTGCCGTAATGTTATTCCAGGTACGAAACCGTGTGATGTTTTCTCCTTCCTTCTATTATTCTTCCTCACTTGAGATGTTGCAGATTGATGGCACCGCTACTTGGGCTGTATTGTCCGATAGTTTTCATCTAAAATCCAACGTCGAATTTCCAAAGAACAGATAACAATTCTTTCCTCCGCACAAAAATATCCAAAAATTAATCACATCATAAGTTACTACAgaccagtgctgtcaactggtttttctaaaaatctgtatttggcggaaaaatctatctgtatctttctcgaaaaatcaaacctcgatttagtgcggaaactgattttgcgaccaaaaaaaaaggtcgctcgacctggtttacccctatggaatccaacacaaaaactgaaaatcggtatttatctgtatgaaaattgaaatatcggtattttgagagaaatcggtatagttggcagcgctgctaCAGACTCTccccgcattcgcatggctgccagatggctaactaaacgctgccagcgggaaaaatatggctggcagacactctggtgaccgactgcctcgccgctgccagatatacaactcaaacgatacaaccgtatccaccaggatttttccacattgaaatctttgacattttcaacgaaggtgaaaagatgaaaacgctaggctaacttataccgttttcgtttttgaacctagacgcgggctactctgactccgagtaaaacgaacacgtggtacgcgccctaaacaacaattcatgaaaaaaagaaaaattaaacaaactcggctggatgcgaggtgcgacccgagaaaattttcagagcgaaactacgcgattggagtccgatctagagcgacctcaggttgctaaaacaaacatatcaaacgttgtttgggcgactctgggtcagctttcgggctgctctgatcaataaacgaaaacggtattagatacatgcgactttgttttgccaaattggatttgacaaccgtcactgaatcaattttggtagccgtttggtggccatggctgtccAGGTAGCCAAAAGGCCGTGCGGGTCATAGTAACAGACCGGCGAatacacgctcgttcaatgttactctaaagtgagtacaattttactcactttcgttaaaagtggaactactctatagaGAGTaaagccgacgacacgacctgccactcgtctatcgaaactgtatcgcaaatttaactacctctcagtaactggtaatgtcaaaatgaaatcttttgaaaaactattgaaactggcaacactggttgatgaattattgattttgaataacaattaccaaaaccttggttactgcatattgaagacttgaagaatgtaaacaaaataaactacCTCGAGTGGAAGATCTCATTTCGCGAAAATTACAAGTTCTGCAGCATCATCGAAAAATTTCTTGTAGAACCAACGCAATCAGGTTGTCGTATGTGCCCAAAATCTTGCATTGGATAATTTTTCTGCGTTGTCGGTATCACATAGCATTTCAATATCCGTCGATGTTTGTTAAATAATTTAACATAATCAGACTTCAGATCAGATCGATGACGGCTGTCTGCTGTCGGctttcaaagacatcatattaacaagatatccagctctcacatttcccgaacaaatcattggcaacatccttttttgcgagcatgtcgccctcaggtgagtccgcatcgaatctcatacatagaagtaggggagagaaatttcaaattcgtgcgcgccaaaatagcagggctgcgcacccatacaattgacatgatatgttgaatgtgatgccgtgcgatggcgttgttgaactgaagatcgctccaagctgacagagcCTGCTGCTATGTAAATGAGTTTTAAGATGGTAGTAAACTGCAAAATTCATTGAACCGTTAGTGTGAATCCTTTTATCAATCTGGTCATCAAAATTTAGTATcgaaaaatgaatgataaagctGAGTCGATCCGACATATCAGCACTATTCTACGAGATGCAAGTAAATCGTTTGCAACAAATCAAAGATACTTAATGCTTAttacagacatgtgatatcggaatcactgtacaccgtgaaatcacatgtctgtcaccctgaatcacggtggtatcacgccagcatcatgatacaacggtgatttccgtactacgtcatttatcgttgtactttgcaaaatcacatcactgtttactgctaccagcgccattgacaAGCAATGGTGAACTCACGAAACAATATTGCCTACTTCAGAGTATCAAATAATGAACAACCattgttttatttaaaaaaaaatctctgtaaaATGCTAACCAGTAGCATAAAACTTATACACTTTATCAACTTTGTAGCTTATTTTCAAAAAGtagtcaaaccaagaaatgttcataaatttggtgaagttttgaaatacaaataaggaaaacaatatattcatatttgtacataaaatcagcactattgagttattgttttctattcaataacatgtaaatttattgttgaaatggattaaGAACAcgtaatgattcatattttgaatgcacatgtggtaataataaacgataaatatacaCAACATTAGTAAACCAATTGTGTAGTCACAActttaaacttctcaaaatcctaataaaaccattatgagattatattccagcctagtagaccatttttcataagCGTTATGAAGTAAAACgaagcatcaaacctatgtcaaatctatttcggaatgatttcaaattcaagaagattttaaaatcagctttatgataaacgtaatcctttttatgaaaatttcgtgatgaatcgtttttgaaagcattttttttttaaatatgtgtgtgccatgccgttttCATTGATTACATAATAAGAATGTCTTAGATTTATTTGCTATTTTGAGgctcaatgttaaaagtttGTGCGCTCATTATTTTTATGCGGGTAAAAAAGACTTATAACTGAacaacttgaaatttttgcggattttgcaaaagtcggcatgatttacaaacaaaattcggTGATTATTCACCTTTACGGTACAAACCAGCTTCGTTGCATAAAAAATAGTGctagtgttccgaaaattagttctgaAAGCCTTTCATACTTCCTAGAACATCAAATTTTCCCTAATGCTAGTTACATTTAAATAGTGAATCTAAAAATCATGTATCCCAGAGCAAACGTGTCAAAAATGTAccttaaaaccataaaatttgatatgagttAAATTGTCATCCGAAGAACGCTCACacacaaaattagttttaattcaGA
This genomic window from Malaya genurostris strain Urasoe2022 chromosome 1, Malgen_1.1, whole genome shotgun sequence contains:
- the LOC131426401 gene encoding zinc finger protein 208-like gives rise to the protein MSVDTGGKPFESDVRDNGIRNTEKDCQLNVHTVKRLYKCTECGKDFNFQINLDRHMYVHTGKSPFKCTVCGKCVVTSSTLSAHMSTHTGDYEHVCDVCGKGFVHRSRLDYHKNSHNVKRLYKCTECGKDFKSQINLNQHMYLHTGKSPFKCSVCGKCFVSKYILSTHMTTHTGNYKYTCDVCGKGFGRSSSLIDHKNSHTGERPYKCTVCKKDFKTKPTLDIHMLNHTGDRPHKCTVCGKSFANKHSLTAHKSTHTGDYKYTCDVCGKGFANSSRLLYHNYSHTENTGGRHTGGRHQCEVCGKEYSREYNLKLHKRIHSSDQSIDPLPIEPTDHDSDILVKQENITIEPTKLDDNGNDNVNEQACTNGYCDAIDSLQNPHDPVSSTETDRDEKVSSQPQDVMSKKEHKCQICGEYFTEKNDLREHASVHESERPFSCDICGQSYQLKDHLTKHMTEHIECPRDYKHKHKCTVCGKCFVYNSILITHMTTHTGDYEHVCDVCGKGFVHRSRLDDHKYSHTGERPYKCTVCKKDFKSKPNFDVHMLIHTGDRPHKCTVCGKSFALKYRLTVHKSTHTGNYKYTCDVCGKGFVNSSRLTDHKFNHTKEWPYQCTICGKGFITRSNLTVHRSSIHTSSRHKCEVCGKEYSRKNYLRLHKRIHTSDQSIDPLLIKPLDHNRVILAKQVNTKNESTKLDDSDKINEQISTNSNSDVFDSLQNPHDPVSSTETDRDEKVSSQLQDVMSKKEHKCQICGEYFTEKNDLREHASVHESERPFSCDIFGQSYELKDHLTKHMTEHIECPSDYKHKHKCTVCEKIFVTSSTLSAHMSTHTGDYKHVCDVCGKGFAQRTRLDDHKYSHTGERPYKCTVCEKGFKTKPTLDIHMLIHTGDRPHKCTVCGKSFALKPRLTAHKSTHTGDYKYTCDVCGKGFVNSSRLTDHKFNHTKERPYQCTICGKGFITRTNLIVHTASIHTSSRHKCEVCGKEYVRKHNLKLHKRIHSSDQSIDPLPIEPTDHDSDILSNQKNIKTESTKFDNIDKIDEQTNTNSNSDTFDLQPNPQDPVSSNEIDLDEKVSCHLQDVMSDL